A single window of Stigmatopora nigra isolate UIUO_SnigA chromosome 22, RoL_Snig_1.1, whole genome shotgun sequence DNA harbors:
- the LOC144215639 gene encoding transcriptional and immune response regulator-like: MSTYVSSDCRRVSPSVHGNKFATAHRKKAVANIFDNVSQDALTRLFQKTGDMKAEERVRSIFSYSHDPEETARALMALKQRKKDKFLQIAGMLRQMLKFR, encoded by the coding sequence ATGTCCACCTACGTGTCTTCGGACTGCCGCCGCGTCAGTCCTTCCGTCCACGGCAACAAGTTTGCCACGGCTCACCGCAAGAAAGCTGTAGCCAACATTTTCGACAATGTCAGTCAGGACGCCCTGACCAGACTTTTCCAGAAGACCGGCGACATGAAGGCCGAGGAACGGGTCAGGAGCATCTTCTCCTACTCGCACGACCCCGAGGAGACGGCCCGGGCGTTGATGGCTCTAAAGCAGAGGAAGAAGGACAAGTTCCTCCAGATCGCCGGTATGCTCAGGCAGATGCTGAAATTCCGCTGA